Proteins encoded by one window of Anderseniella sp. Alg231-50:
- a CDS encoding DUF6352 family protein: MSERAWHSSGAYLLNRLPGRGGLEVTADYLRAYFARPELAPIEESCEAERVAHARLVDDPYLQFSHQELSEFEDVDAGQNYKVFLAFRDLLVASKTLEKAYLSIVRGEAGNVPPLFVEQIVHAILASILHGQTDPMRWRAAEVFFRSQNVSADDGQLMLADEEVVDMFADTGGMGALGQLVMEAETPLKQVELDVLDEDNKQMYWARAERFDTVVDFRFTQPANDAFARVIEHWINHFTGVSVRVQPMQRIDDEKWTWHIGMDAQATRLLNKLYEGAELSLEEEISIIGLFRMDILDQQSVIERARGKPVWLGLAKSQSGKLNMKPQNLLINMPLQRGS, translated from the coding sequence ATGAGTGAACGTGCATGGCATTCATCCGGCGCGTATCTGCTCAACCGCCTGCCGGGTCGCGGCGGACTGGAAGTGACGGCGGATTATCTGCGTGCCTATTTCGCGCGCCCCGAACTGGCCCCGATCGAGGAAAGCTGCGAGGCAGAACGCGTGGCCCATGCCCGGCTGGTTGACGATCCATATTTGCAGTTCTCGCACCAGGAGTTGTCCGAGTTTGAAGACGTGGATGCAGGTCAGAACTACAAGGTGTTCTTGGCTTTCCGTGATCTGCTGGTAGCGTCGAAGACACTTGAAAAGGCTTACCTGTCCATAGTGCGCGGCGAAGCCGGTAATGTGCCGCCGCTGTTTGTCGAGCAGATCGTGCACGCCATTCTGGCCAGCATTCTGCACGGCCAGACCGACCCGATGCGGTGGCGCGCGGCTGAAGTTTTCTTCCGGTCGCAAAACGTGTCTGCCGATGACGGTCAACTCATGCTCGCGGATGAGGAAGTTGTCGACATGTTCGCTGACACCGGCGGCATGGGCGCGCTTGGCCAACTGGTCATGGAAGCGGAAACACCGCTCAAGCAGGTCGAGCTGGACGTGCTCGATGAAGACAACAAGCAGATGTACTGGGCTCGGGCAGAGCGCTTTGACACGGTTGTCGATTTCCGCTTCACCCAGCCCGCCAATGATGCCTTTGCCCGGGTCATCGAGCACTGGATCAACCATTTTACCGGTGTCAGTGTGCGGGTTCAGCCGATGCAGCGCATTGATGATGAAAAATGGACCTGGCATATCGGCATGGATGCGCAGGCCACCCGGTTGCTGAACAAATTGTACGAAGGCGCAGAGCTGTCGCTTGAGGAAGAAATCAGCATTATCGGCCTGTTCCGCATGGATATTCTGGATCAGCAATCGGTTATCGAGCGCGCCCGCGGAAAACCGGTCTGGCTTGGACTGGCGAAATCACAGTCCGGCAAACTGAACATGAAGCCGCAGAACCTGCTGATCAACATGCCATTGCAGCGTGGCAGTTGA
- a CDS encoding DUF6505 family protein, whose amino-acid sequence MTKILRTIRFDSSDDNVFVTPAGPDEIALSGAFAFAGIGAEEIRGKTRQAFANGFLALPSLGRATFVSVGEADESEVSEAVEALARLFVEDYEAPDHTVACDAAREEIDFACELADGKPLNTLLTVHRTLTEEGAIHEEYREITPPGQERPHTRIWDIADE is encoded by the coding sequence ATGACCAAGATATTGCGCACCATCCGGTTTGACAGTTCGGACGACAATGTGTTTGTAACGCCGGCAGGGCCGGATGAGATTGCCCTGTCCGGCGCATTTGCTTTTGCCGGCATCGGTGCCGAGGAAATCAGGGGAAAGACACGCCAGGCATTTGCCAACGGATTTCTGGCGTTGCCGAGTCTGGGACGGGCGACTTTTGTGTCCGTCGGTGAGGCGGACGAGAGTGAAGTCTCCGAGGCCGTGGAGGCGCTGGCCCGGCTGTTTGTGGAAGACTACGAGGCACCCGATCACACCGTCGCCTGCGACGCTGCGCGCGAAGAAATCGACTTTGCATGCGAACTGGCTGACGGCAAGCCGCTCAACACCTTGCTGACCGTGCACCGCACGCTCACGGAAGAAGGTGCGATCCATGAAGAGTACCGCGAAATCACACCGCCCGGGCAGGAACGCCCGCATACACGTATCTGGGATATAGCTGATGAGTGA
- a CDS encoding biotin/lipoate--protein ligase family protein has product MNEEPVFPPLLNGIAVAPGTDTARMATAAAMAGEAGAGDLYWSQSEDRLNMAVVLEPDVPLSRAVQVRHVLAVAFGDAFGAISPPEIGIHYRWPGDILVNGARAGAITLDVPAGLAADDEPQWMVLGLDVAITLDLSVENPGELPDRTTLHEEGAGEVTRTMLLESVSRHFLTWIDGWMNEGFKGVHENWLGRAMGSDEDITVSHAGITVSGRVTGMDEEGNLLFTPADKPVQAFALVETVEGHA; this is encoded by the coding sequence CGCCATTGCTGAACGGCATTGCCGTTGCGCCTGGAACCGATACTGCCCGGATGGCAACCGCCGCTGCAATGGCAGGTGAGGCAGGTGCCGGCGACCTGTACTGGTCGCAGTCGGAAGACCGCCTCAATATGGCGGTGGTGCTGGAACCGGATGTGCCCCTGTCGCGCGCTGTTCAGGTGCGTCATGTTCTGGCGGTGGCGTTTGGTGATGCCTTTGGCGCCATCTCGCCGCCGGAAATAGGTATTCACTATCGCTGGCCGGGCGACATCCTGGTCAATGGCGCCCGGGCTGGTGCCATCACGCTGGATGTCCCGGCCGGGCTCGCAGCAGATGATGAGCCGCAATGGATGGTGCTCGGCCTTGACGTGGCCATTACGCTTGACCTGTCCGTCGAAAACCCGGGCGAACTGCCGGATCGTACCACCTTGCATGAAGAAGGTGCAGGTGAAGTTACCCGCACCATGTTGCTTGAGTCCGTTTCACGCCATTTCCTGACCTGGATCGATGGCTGGATGAATGAAGGTTTCAAGGGCGTGCATGAAAACTGGCTGGGCCGCGCCATGGGATCGGACGAGGATATTACGGTTTCCCATGCCGGGATCACCGTGTCCGGGCGGGTGACCGGCATGGATGAAGAGGGCAACCTGCTGTTTACGCCGGCAGACAAGCCGGTGCAGGCCTTTGCGCTCGTGGAGACGGTGGAAGGGCATGCTTAA